A stretch of DNA from Ailuropoda melanoleuca isolate Jingjing unplaced genomic scaffold, ASM200744v2 unplaced-scaffold3048, whole genome shotgun sequence:
cgcccccatgagGGTCAGATGAAAGGAAGCAGATCTGTTGGACAAGTGAGTTTATTGGGGTGCCCGAGGAGGGGCCGACAGGTCAGATGTTGAGGCCAAGGGACCCGAGCAGAGACACcgggagggaaggacagggacCCAGAACAGGTGGAGGCGCCTCCTGGGAGCAGGAGCCCCGGGGAGCAGCGGGGTCAGCGGTCTGGGGAGGCAGGAGATCAAGGTGAGGTCAGGAGTGTGGACACATGGGGACCCCATCCTGGGTGCGGGCAGCCACCTAACACAGGTCAGGACTGGACCGAGGGGGCGCTGGGAGGACCACCGTCACTGGATGGGTCCTGAGCCCAGCTggccctggggggcaggggacgtGCCCGGTCAGCAGCAGGACTTCTGGGCTGAGGCGGGGATGCAGCAGGCCTGGCGGGAGCACACGGGGCGGCAAAGCAGGGACACGCAGGAGGCCCGGCggcagcagctgggctggcagGAGGAGGCGGGGGCACAGCAGGAGGAGACGGGCACGCAGCAGGCGGGTCTGCACACGGGGCGGCAGAGCAGGGACACGCAGGAAGAGGGCGTGCAGCAGGAcgaggagcaggggctgggctggcagcaggagggggcagagcagggggaggccccTGGGCAGNAGGTGCTgcagacaggggtgcagcagaCGGGCTTGCAGCAGACGGGCTTGCAGCAGACGGGCTTGCAGCAGACAGGCTTgcagcagacagacacacagcagtcttcctggcagggggaggagctgcTGCAGGAGGGCTGGCAGGAGCTGGTGCAGGCTGATTGGCAGGGGCTGGACACGCAGCTTGCAGGGGTGCAGATGAGGGtcaggcaggagctgggggcgCAGCAGGGGGGCTGGCAGCATGAGgaggatgagcagggggaggtctCGCAACAGACAGGGGTGCAACAGAGGggcttgcagcagacaggggtgcagcagaCGGGCTTGCAAcagacaggggtgcagcagaC
This window harbors:
- the LOC117798333 gene encoding keratin-associated protein 10-7-like gives rise to the protein PSAASPCAPASCVSSPCQSACTSSCQPSCGSSSPCQEDSCVSVCCKPVCCTPVCCTPVCCKPVCCTPVCCKPLCCTPVCCETSPCSSSSCCQPPCCAPSSCLTLICTPASCVSSPCQSACTSSCQPSCSSSSPCQEDCCVSVCCKPVCCKPVCCKPVCCKPVCCTPVCSTXCPGASPCSAPSCCQPSPCSSSCCTPSSCVSLLCRPVCRPACCVPVSSCCAPASSCQPSCCRRASCVSLLCRPVCSRQACCIPASAQKSCC